The following is a genomic window from uncultured Draconibacterium sp..
CGACAAAATTAGCTCGAACAAATTAGACGGAGAGGAAACCCCGTGGAACCTTTCGGATGACGGAAGTGCACTGGTTGCCGGACTTCAGTTTCAGCCCATTAAAAACATCAAGTTTGCTTTAAACTACCAGGACTGGGTACCTTATGCTGCCAACGCTGATAACAAAGCATTTATTTACCTGAACCTTGAAGTTAAACTCTAAAATCAGCACTGATGAAACTAAAAATATTTATAATACTACTTACCGTTTTTATTGTTACATCGTGCCGAAAAAGCGATTACCTGCTTGAAGGTAGTGGCGAAACGATTACCGATAACGGTTTTGGAACAGGAACCGTTACCTGGAGCAAAGATAAAGAATATGTGCTTGAAGGACTTGTTTTTGTAAACGACGGGCAAACACTTACCATCGACCCCGGAACAGTAGTACGGTTCAGGGTAGGGCAAGCCGAAAATGCCAGTGCATTAATTGTGGCGCGCGGCGGAAAAATTATTGCCAACGGAACACCCGACGAGCCCATTATCTTTACCGTTGAAGGCGACGATCTGAACGGCTCGATCGATAAAAACGTGAGAGGCCTTTGGGGAGGCCTAATACTATTGGGAAACGCCCCAATAAACCTGACCGGCGGCGAAGCATCGATTGAAGGTATACCACTGGCCGAACCACGCGGAATTTATGGCGGATTAAATGAAAACGACGACTCGGGAATTCTGAAATACGTTTCGATTCGCCACGGGGGAACAAATATTGGCGAAGGCAACGAAATTAACGGATTAACCCTTGGTGGTGTTGGAAGTGCAACCGAAATCGACTATGTTGAGGTGATTGCCAATGCCGACGATGGTGTTGAAATATTTGGAGGAACGGTAAACCTGCAACATATGGTGGTATCGGGATGCGACGACGATGCTTTCGACTACGACCTGGGATGGTCGGGTAATGGCCAGTTTTGGCTGGGTGTGCAAAACGGCCTGGTTGGCGACAACCTAATTGAAGCAGGCGGAGGCGTTGATCCGGTTTACGGACTGCCCCACTCGCTGCCCAATATTTTTAACATTACAATGGTGGGCAACGGCGACTCGAACGGCGGAAATACCATTCTGTTTGATAACAACGCCGGAGGATTGATCGCTAACTCTGTTTTTATGAATAAAAGAAACGGCATTTTACTTGAAGTAAGCGACCAACAACACGATAGTTTTAGCCAATGGAAAAACGGAAAACTGGGCGTAAAAAACAATATTTTTTACCAGATTGCCAACACTACCGGCTCCACTTTTAAACTCACCGGCAATTACACACCCGAGATGCAAAACGAGTGGCAAGCAGCGTTTAACACCTCGAAAAACGAAACCGTCAATCCATTGATCAACACCGAATCGGGAAGCTATTTACCCGAAGAAAAAATTAAGGGCGATTTACACGATTTCCCATTGCCGTGGTTTCAGATTGTTGACTTTAAAGGCGCTTTTGGCGAAGACGACTGGACACAAGGCTGGACATTGCTTGCGAAGTAAAATGTTAGACTGATAACACAACTTGAAACGAGATACGCAAATAAAGAGTCCGGGGCTATATTTAAATCGATTGTACAGCCCCGGATTTTACTAATATTAAACGTTAAACGGAACGCGATACAATCGCACACCAACGAGGAATTGATTATTTCTTGATTCAGAAACTATGCACAACGGCAGTCTGTTAAAAAATAAAATTATAGCCCTTCTATTTGGGTTTAAGCTCAGTTCTTTGTTAGGCTTAGTTTTTTTATACACATTCTCATATTCAATCCTATTTCTACATCCCAATTTGTAAATAAACTAAACTAAAAACATTTTCAGCTTAATTATTATATTCATCCAATTGCTTTGTCAATGCTGCGGCATTACTTGGTCTCTCAGCTTTTTTTACAACAATTTCTCCTTTCCTATTTATAATTGCATATTGAGGAATCGATATACTTAAGTTTCCATTTTCGTCTGTCAAGAATAATGAAACTATATCTTTAGAAAATATGCTGTCTGACTCTTCAGTTGAATGAAATGATGTAAAGTAGCCACTGATCGTGTCATTTTTTAGAATCTGAATACTCTTTTTAATATCTTCCGCATTGTCAAGAGAAATGTAAAGTCTGACAATATTGTTTTCTTTAAAATATGACTCCATTTTCTTCGATTCTTTAAGTTCGGAAATGCATGGTTTACACCATGAAGCCATCAGATCAAGGTAAATAACTTTACCATCAAATTGCTTTATCAAATTATCAAATGAAATGGGATTGTTGAGAATAATCAACTGTGAATTATTTATACCCAGATCTTTTTGTGCCTTACTTATTATTGGAATCAAAAAAATGATCAAAATTGAAAAAACTATTTTCTTCATATTTATTGCTTGTTTTGTTTTTAAAAATATTTCTAAAATATAAAGCTGTGATCAACTTTTCAAAGTTATGCATAACGGTTGGTACATGTTGTCGGGGCGGATTTCGAAGAGCGTTCCTGTCCGAAGGACACGGAACTGTGAAACGAGAATCCGCAGTTGGCGTACCACCGAACCCCGCCCTGCAATATGTACTGTGTTATGCCCAGTTTGTTATATTGTCATTATTAGGTCAATTGTTTTTTGTCTAATATTTTGGTATAGATTAACAAAATCATCTTTAAAAATAAATGCAGTCAAAGGGTACTCTTTCCCATTTGAATTAGGTAATATTTGTCGTGAACTCATTTTTATAGTTGCAAAAACTGTGTTAGGTGAATTAACAATTTTATCTATAGATTTTTCAATATCAGTTATAGAATGGCTAAACAGCAACTTAAAATCGAAAAAATCATCACTTTTTTTCATTTCTTGTCTAATCAAGTCTTCTGTAGCGAAAGGACTTATTTCTATTGTGTCAATTGATATAAAGCATTTTACAAGACGATATTTGAATTTTTCAGCATCCTTGTCGATAATCTCTTTTGCAGGACCTTGCAACTCCAATGAACAGAAATCTATTATTTTATTTTCTTTAAATTCTTTCCCAATACCATATAGCTCTGCCAATATTACAGATAGCTTTGATTCTCCTAAAGTTAATTTTTGAAGAATACTACTCAACTTCTCTTGAATTGATTTTCCACTATTTAGAGAAGGTAAAGATTGCAACCAATCATTGATTTTAATTGTTTCATGCCCTAAAGCTTCTGAATTTGAAGTTCCATGTCGATAATAAACTTTACCGATTTCCAGTCCTCTTAATTTGGACGTAGGAGTTAATGGTGCCGAATACTTCGTAACAGGAAATTCAATAATGCCAAACTCTTTTTCCAAACATTTTAATTTGTAGTATGAAAAAACTGGTCGAGGATAAACCTTATTTTTTACTTTGTCTTGCAAAATTGCATCGTCAATGTCAGCATCTAATCCATGAAACACTTTTTCTCCATTATCTTTTTCTTCAACTCCAATAATTATAAATGAACTTTCTTTTCGGATTGTGTTAGACATACAAATTACATCTTTAACAAAGTCACTTGTAGCCTTTTCTTTATCTGAGAAGTCATACATTTTCGTTTTAAAATCAAGAACTGATGATTCTTGAGCCTCAATCAATATTTTTAATTTATTTTCAGTTATCATTCTGTCTTTATTATTGGCTATAACGGTTTGTGTAAGTTGCGTTGCGGATTGCGGTGTGATTTCCTGTCGAGCCGCAATATTGTTGTTGCGAGTTCAATAGTAAGTTGTCAGCACGAAAACCGCAATGAAATTTACACTTTGTTAGGCGTAGTTATTTATAATTGTTGATACTTTCTTTTATACATTTCAATATAATGTCCTAACTGCCAACCCAAGATATTTAGCTTGTCGATGTCCACTTCTATATCTTTGGTCTTGCTAATTTGTGATATACATAAATACTCATGACTAAATTTTTCTTGTTTTGTTTTAATTTGGGTCATAAGTACATCTCTCCAAATAATCAATTCTTTTTCATCTATCTTAATTCCTTTTTTGTTTAAAATCATTTTGGGTTTATTGTTTTTGATTTTCATGGCAGCCCAAATTATTACTCCAATGAAGAAGGTTGTTGAGCCGATAATCAAAACTTTTATGAATTCATCATTCATATTTTTCCTGAGATAATAAAGTATTCCAACGATAAAGAACAAACTTGGAAATATGTGGTAGAATAAATAGTGAATAGTTGACCTTTTAATTTCCAAAATCAAAGGAAGCTTTGCCCCTAATTTAGATTTGCTTCTTTCCGAAATATGAGTTTGTTCGTAAGATATAGTGTTAGAATTAACTTTTCTTCCTAAGCTATTTCCTTGCTCATTTAAACCACTGTAAAATGCTTTCTTGTTATTTTTTAGCGTTTGGTACTCATCATTGTCAAACTTATAATTTATACAATCTTGTCCAAAATGTGGCTTTTGCTGGGAAATCTTACAGACCATTCCAAGAGGATATTTTATTCCTCTATTTTTACAAATCTTGCAATATGATAATTCGGTATTCGTCATTTTATAATTACGCCTAACTAGTATATAACATCAATTGTAGTTATCCCACTTAAAGCGGTAGATAACAACACTTATTATGTTGAGTTATTATTTTATATTATTTGTGGGTGCGTGTTCACTTGTTTTTGGTTTTAGCGTTATAAATGTAATCAAAACTTATATAAATAGTAGTTGGCAGGGTAAAAAACTCCGCTGTTGGCGGTAAGCTTTCCGCAGCTAGAAAAAGTACGTCCGCCGATGCTTTTTAGCCGTCCTACACCGAAAAAATGTGCTCCTACATCGAAAATAACCGTTCCTACACCAATAATTGGTCGTCCTACATCGAAAAGCAGGCGTCCTACACCGTCAGAATCATTTCCTACATTACATTTGTCTCGTCCTACATGTGTAGGACGATCATTTTGTAGTGTAGGGAATACGAAGTTAAACATATAATTCACTTCAAGTTAGGGCTTATAGTAAACATCTGCACAATTTTTTCTTATATTATATAGCAGAAGGCCGGGATTATAATTCAAACCCTACTGCGGTTCAAACCCGATTAATACCTTGAACAGGAAGACAACACTTTTGCTTTTAGCTACATCCTTTAGCTCAGCTTATTAGTCCTTCTAAAATTTCGCGTGTGCTGTCGGAATATGGAATCTGGATAGCTTCCTTTTGCTGTAACCAGTCAGATAGAATCTCAGGAAAAGCATTAATTTTTGAAACAACAGAAATCCCCATTTCGGCTAACATAGCAGCATTACAAGCTTGTTCGTATTGGTTTTTCATTGGAATAACACACAACTTTTTACCCATAAACAAGGCTTCGGCCGGGGTTTCAAAACCGGCAGTGCACAATATTCCCGAACAACCAACAAAAGAACGGTTAAATCCATCGAGCGAAACCGGGTTAAACTGAATGGAGCCTTTGGTGTAACTTTTCGGGCAGTGTTTTGAAAAAACCTCCCAACGAACATTTTTATGAGGACTAAGCAATTTTTCAATTTCCGAATCGCTAAAAGCCGGCAGATAAACAGTATAGTGTCCTTTATCAGCCACAGTTGCATTTCGGATAGCAGAGCGAATAACCGGCTCGAAATTCTGCTGATCCAATTGTTTAAAATGAAACCCATAACGAAATGTTGTTGGTGCGTAATACTTTAACACCAACTCTCCAAACGCATCTTTTTTTAATGGTAGGGGTGCTTTGGGGTGCAAAACCGCATTTTGATGGCTAAGTCCAACACACCTTTTCTTTCGCAGTTTACAGGCCCAGGCTGTAACCGGTTCAAAATCGTTAATTACCACGTCGTACTGATGAACGGGTATTCTCCTAATGTCGTTTATCAACCGAAAAGGACGGGCTTTGGCAATGGTTTTCCAAATGTCTACACCACCCTTTTTACCAAAAATAAAACTAAAGCCATAAAGCCGGTATTTTACCGGAAAAGGCAAACGGATATCGCCCTGAGTTCCACTCACAAGAATATCCGTTTCTCCTATCTCTTTTAAAACCGGAATGATCTCGGTGGCGCGAGCCAAATGACCATTCCCGGTACCCTGTATGGCGTATAAAATTTTCACCGAATGTTCGGACTGAATTTATTCCTGCGCTAGAATTTGTTTTTCTATGTCTTCCCACGAGATGTATTTAAAATTCTGGCTTACCAGTACTTCGTTGTCGTAGTTGTAACCATCCTGAACCACCAACATGCCTTTGGGATAATTTGCGCCCAGCGGAACGTTTGTTATCTCAATTCCATCGGTTTCTTCCACACCATCAACAGCGCCATCAACAATACGGAAACTGCCGAGGTATTTATTATCGCCCTGGCGCTCGAAAACCACATAACTATAGCTTCCCTGCGACGAAGCCACGAGGTAACCATTCACGCTGTCGGTGGCATAAATAGCCAGTCCTTCAATATCGTAGTGCATATCAGCATTCTCTTCAGTGCTCATCGCCACCAATGTTCCTTCGGTAGAACCATCGGGTTCAGCATCGAACTTAAAAATACCGGCTACCTCTTCACCGATATAAACTACACCGGTTTCATCGTCGGCAGCCACTCCTTCGGTTTGTGTACCCAGGTTCCACGAGCGAACCAATTTAGCATCAATTTTATCCCCTTTGGCTATCAGTTGCCACTGCTCAACCTCTCCGGCTTTGCTATTCAGAAACACAAAATAGTTTCCGCTTTTGGCACTTCGGTACATGCCCAAACCATAAACCTCTTCCTGCATTTCGGAAGTAATTACACGCGCTTCTGCCGCCTCCAGCACACCACCTTTTTTTACGATATACAAAGAAACAGAATGCGAAGAGCGGTTGCTTGCTGCCAACACATCAACCTTTTTATCGCCCAGTTGAAAACCGTAACGCAGGTCGCAGTTATTCATACGGCCATCGGCGTAATAGTTCAGTTGTTTCCCATTAAGATCGTAAGTGGCCAGTCCGCCTTTTTTATCGGTACCAATGGTAAACGAGTTTATTACATTGGTTGTATCGATCCAAATAGCGGGGTCGTCAGCCGAATCTTCGTCTTTATCCTGCGGAACAGGATCGGTTTCGGCTACTGCCACAACAGTATTTTTAATGTGTTCGCCGGCTTTACGCGAGCCTTCGCTGGGGCGATTCGTTTCGCAACCAATTATGGTTACAAGCATAGCGGATAGAAAAACACTTGCTAAAAAAATACGGTTACAGGTACAATTCATCGTCGTTAAATTTTATGTAAACAGCTGAGAACACAATACAAAGTGTCCTCAGCTTAAATTTCTAAAATCTATTCTATGCGATAATTACGATTTCTAAAAATTAAACTTCAGGCCAAAATTTACTTTAATATCGTAGAACTCGGCCTGGTAAGTGTATTGCGACTCCCCCTGATAATAACGCAACGGCGTATTCAAAATATTGTTGAGCTCAGCAAACAACATAAAGTTTTTGTTGAAATGGTAGCTGGTATTAAAATCGAGGTACGAAACCTTATCGTAGTACACATCTTCGAAAGCTTTGTCGCTGTATTCTTCAACAAAAGCACCTGCGTAATTGTACGACACACGAGCCGATAGCTTTTTGCCTTCGTAGTACAACGATGCATTCAAGGTATTTTCTGGTGTTCCGGGCAAAGTCAGATCATCGTCGTTGCGGTCTTCAATCTGGAAATTACTCACCGTTGACTTGGTGTAGGTATAGTTGGCATAAAATCCGGTTTGGCGAAGGAAGCCCGGCAAAAAGTCGAACTGACGCTGGAAGGCCATTTCAACACCAAACAAGGTAGCATCGCCGGCATTAATAGGCTGGGTAAATTTTCCCCAGGTTTTCCCCAGATAATCGTAATCCGACTGAATTCCGTCAACAATAAAATCGTTGATGTCTTTGTAAAAAATTCCACCCGAAACCAAACCAATAGACTCAAAATAATGTTCAGCCATTAAATCAAAGTTCCATGCTGTAGTTGGGGTAAGATCGGGATTACCAATCTCAACACGGTCTTTTTCATTATTGATTTCAACACGCGGAACCAAGTCGATATATTTTGGGCGAGCCAGAGTATTGGTAACACTTGCTTTAATGTTGGTATTTTTATCGATCTTGTATTTTAACAACAACGATGGTAACACCTTTGTGTAGTCGTTATCCACTTCTTTGGTATCCACAAGATCCTCAACGTCTCCTTCATCATCCAGAATCAGCTCTTTACCTGAGTAGTTAACTGAAGTGTTTTCAACCCTTACACCAGCGACTACATCCAAACGGCCAAACGACTGGTCGAAACGCAGGTAAGCGGCAGTTACATCTTCCGATGCATCAAAGTTTCCGGCAAGTTCTTCCAGGTTTACTTCGCCTTCAAAATCGTCTGAATTAAGATTTAAACCACTTAAATATTTTATATCAACAAAAGTTCCGGCCGCATAATCTCCGGCAAGGAAATCATCTTTTGTTTTAACAACTGTATTACTGAAAGCTCCGTTATTAAAACTGTCTTCATTATTTGGCGAATAATCGTAGAAATCGTTGTTGCGTTTTTTGCTTTTACCTTTGTATTTGGCACCAAAACGCAAAACACTTGTTCCATTCTGAAAAGGAAGTTTAAAGTCGACTTTGAATTTTTTGTCGATATCTTCGGTGTACTGATGTTCTTCTGTCAATTCATCAAATTTCCAGTTGCTGTTAAAATCCTGCGCTTCCGGGGTATTAATAATCACCTGTGGTTTTTCGGTATCTGCAAGATCCTGGCTGAACGCCACATCTTTAATCTTGTACTGTAGGTAACGTTCGTTTGGGCGGTCTTCGTTGGCCTTTGAGTACGAACCTTTCCAGTCGATTTCAAGGGCACCAAACTGGTGTTCGCCACCTAAAGAAATATGGTAAGTTCGCTGATCTTCCAAACGTGCATCTTTATTGGTTCCGCCTTTCACCTGGCGTTCAATTTTTGCCACATCTTCATCCAAATCTTTGTAAACAACACGGTAACGGTTTTCCCAGTCGTTACGGTGGTTGTACATTACTTTTGCCTCGATTTTGTTATTGGCATCAAATTTATAATCAAGCGCCCCCGAGTAACTCTGGCGTAAACGTTCAATCAGATAGGTACGCACCTGCATTTCTTTCATTTTTCCCTCGTCGTTCCATTCGGCTTCCAAATCATCCGATCCCATCATATGGTCCTGCACCGACCCCGCTAGTGTAACACCCAGTTTGTTGTTTAAAAACCGATCGGCGTACAACAACGAAAAGTTTGGAGCCACTTTGCCGCGAAGTGCATTGTAAGTACCGCCAACCGATCCGGTAATACGACGTGAGTAAGGATTTGATTTTGTTACAAGGTTTACCGAACCGCCAATGGCATCGGCGTCCATATCGGCGGTAACCACCTTGTTTACTTCAATGCTTTGAATCATATCCGAAGGAATAAGGTCGAGCTGGATGGAACGTGTTTCAGCCTCAGCCGACGGAATACGGTCGCCATCAATAGCTACCGAGTTATACTCGGGCGATGTTCCGCGAATGTTTCCAAAACGCGCTTCCCCCTGATCGTACTGTACATTGATTCCGGGAATACGTTTTAAGGCATCACCAACATTCTGGTCGGGGAAACGACCTACCTGATCAGAAGAAATAATGTTGGTAATATTCATGCTGCTTTTTTGTTGGTTCAAAGCTTTTGATTGCCCCTGTAACGCACCGTTTACCACCACTTCTTCAATATCAATACCGGCCTGAAGTTGAAAATTAAGAGTGCTTGTTTTTCCAACAGTAACATTTATCGTTTTAACTGTTTCTTTAAATCCTATGTACGAAACTTTTACTTTATAATCACCTGGATCAAGAGCCACAATCCGATAAAATCCGTTTACATCGGTTACAGCCCCTTTATGCAAATCTTCAATTACAATAGCCGCTCCTGGCAAAGGAAGGTTTTCAGTGTCGACAATCCTACCGGCAATGGTACCTTTATTTGCGGCATTTTCGTCTTCGCCTTCTGCCATTGCACTAAACATACTGACAAACAATAGAATAAATAAAAGAAGAGATAATTTTTTCATTTCAAATTTGGTTATTTATTTACGCAGCAAAATTGGTTATTACCTCTCTGAAAGCGGTTGCATAACAGTTAAAAGGGAATTAAAAAAAGGTAGTAATCGGTAATTTTTTTGTAATGGTTCTGTAATTACAAAAAGACGGAAAACAAAAAAGGAGGCTAAAAAAGCCTCCTTTTCAAATCGTATATTGTTACTTATTATTTACTCTTTTCAACCGAGTAGCTTACAAAATCTCTGTGTGCTTTAATCAGATTAATTGAATGCAACAACAGGTTTTTAGTTTCGCTGTTTATGTTGAAATACAACATCGAATTACGTGTATTTACATCTTTCGTTTTAATACGTTTAATCTGGTTTTTCTCTGTCTTTTTCAGGTAATCCACAATCTCATCGCGTTTAACAATCAAATCGTCCAGTTTATCGAAAGTGTTTTCCTCTATCATTGTTAGTCCCATGCTATAGAACTCATCGAGTTTTGCAGCCAGTTCCTGTAGCTCCTCTGCCTGATCTTTCGAGAATGGTTTATGCTGATTATCCAAATGCTCGAATAAAGGCTGGATCAGGAAGTTTAGCGAGTGGGCAATTTCGCGCTGATAATCGACTACCTGTACATAAAAATGCCCGGTATCAACATGGTCTTCAATTTTTGAAAGCGTATCGAATATCTTGCTCTTTATTTTTTTCGATTTTGAATTCAGCTTATCTTTCAACAAAATACTTTCCTTCAAATCAGTTCTGTTTTCCTGAAGGAAACTTTCAACTCCACCAGAAAAAGCTTTATTCGATGAAACCAATGCATTAATACAGTGCTTTTTACATTTCTGCATTACTTTTTCAACACCATCAGTTTCGTTAAATGCCTCCTCTTCTTCTTCAATAGCTTTGTTGTTACGCTTTTTGAACAAGAATTGTGTGCGAATTACCATAAAAATAGCAATGGCTACAAATACAAAAATCAGGAATTTACCACCTACCGAAATTAACAACGCTACCAATCCGGAAACAGTGAAAGCAATTATTGCGGTTAAAAACCATCCGCCAATCACAGCAAATACTCCCGAGATACGATAAACAGCACTTTCGCGATCCCAAGCTCGATCGGATAATGAAGTTCCCATAGCCACCATAAACGTTACGTAAGTAGTAGAAAGAGGTAAGGTAAACGAAGTTGCAATGGCAATAAGGATACTGGCTGTTACCAGGTTTACCGATGCACGAATTTTATCGAAAGCAGGCGTATCAGGATCGTTTGCCGGGCCCAGAGGAACAGGTGTAAAACGGCGACTTACCGACTCGCGAACACTTGTTGGCATTGAGCGGCTAACCGATTTATTGAAGTTGATGCTACTACGTACCATTAATCTTGCAATCAGTGACGAACCAAAGCGTTCCATTCCTTCCGACTGACGTGCCAGGTTGATCTCGGTTTTTGTTACTGCCTGCGCCTTTTTCGACATAATAAGCGTAACTACCATTACCAGTCCCGAGATTAATAACATGTAAACCGGGGTACTGCTTTTCCCAGCCAGTTTTCCCATCGAAAAGGCTTCGGGGCTCATACCCGATGCTACCCAGGCCTGGAACGATTTAAAACCGGCAACCGGCACTCCGATAAAGTTTACCAGGTCGTTTCCGGCAAATGCCAATGCAAGTGAGAAAGTTCCTACCAGCACAATAACTTTCAGAATGTCAATTTTAAAAACCCATTGTAACAATTGAATAATTACCGTCCACCCCACAAAACTCAACAACAACACTA
Proteins encoded in this region:
- a CDS encoding redoxin family protein produces the protein MKKIVFSILIIFLIPIISKAQKDLGINNSQLIILNNPISFDNLIKQFDGKVIYLDLMASWCKPCISELKESKKMESYFKENNIVRLYISLDNAEDIKKSIQILKNDTISGYFTSFHSTEESDSIFSKDIVSLFLTDENGNLSISIPQYAIINRKGEIVVKKAERPSNAAALTKQLDEYNN
- a CDS encoding ATP-binding protein, with the translated sequence MITENKLKILIEAQESSVLDFKTKMYDFSDKEKATSDFVKDVICMSNTIRKESSFIIIGVEEKDNGEKVFHGLDADIDDAILQDKVKNKVYPRPVFSYYKLKCLEKEFGIIEFPVTKYSAPLTPTSKLRGLEIGKVYYRHGTSNSEALGHETIKINDWLQSLPSLNSGKSIQEKLSSILQKLTLGESKLSVILAELYGIGKEFKENKIIDFCSLELQGPAKEIIDKDAEKFKYRLVKCFISIDTIEISPFATEDLIRQEMKKSDDFFDFKLLFSHSITDIEKSIDKIVNSPNTVFATIKMSSRQILPNSNGKEYPLTAFIFKDDFVNLYQNIRQKTIDLIMTI
- a CDS encoding glycosyltransferase family protein, with the translated sequence MKILYAIQGTGNGHLARATEIIPVLKEIGETDILVSGTQGDIRLPFPVKYRLYGFSFIFGKKGGVDIWKTIAKARPFRLINDIRRIPVHQYDVVINDFEPVTAWACKLRKKRCVGLSHQNAVLHPKAPLPLKKDAFGELVLKYYAPTTFRYGFHFKQLDQQNFEPVIRSAIRNATVADKGHYTVYLPAFSDSEIEKLLSPHKNVRWEVFSKHCPKSYTKGSIQFNPVSLDGFNRSFVGCSGILCTAGFETPAEALFMGKKLCVIPMKNQYEQACNAAMLAEMGISVVSKINAFPEILSDWLQQKEAIQIPYSDSTREILEGLIS
- a CDS encoding phytase: MNCTCNRIFLASVFLSAMLVTIIGCETNRPSEGSRKAGEHIKNTVVAVAETDPVPQDKDEDSADDPAIWIDTTNVINSFTIGTDKKGGLATYDLNGKQLNYYADGRMNNCDLRYGFQLGDKKVDVLAASNRSSHSVSLYIVKKGGVLEAAEARVITSEMQEEVYGLGMYRSAKSGNYFVFLNSKAGEVEQWQLIAKGDKIDAKLVRSWNLGTQTEGVAADDETGVVYIGEEVAGIFKFDAEPDGSTEGTLVAMSTEENADMHYDIEGLAIYATDSVNGYLVASSQGSYSYVVFERQGDNKYLGSFRIVDGAVDGVEETDGIEITNVPLGANYPKGMLVVQDGYNYDNEVLVSQNFKYISWEDIEKQILAQE
- a CDS encoding TonB-dependent receptor, which encodes MKKLSLLLFILLFVSMFSAMAEGEDENAANKGTIAGRIVDTENLPLPGAAIVIEDLHKGAVTDVNGFYRIVALDPGDYKVKVSYIGFKETVKTINVTVGKTSTLNFQLQAGIDIEEVVVNGALQGQSKALNQQKSSMNITNIISSDQVGRFPDQNVGDALKRIPGINVQYDQGEARFGNIRGTSPEYNSVAIDGDRIPSAEAETRSIQLDLIPSDMIQSIEVNKVVTADMDADAIGGSVNLVTKSNPYSRRITGSVGGTYNALRGKVAPNFSLLYADRFLNNKLGVTLAGSVQDHMMGSDDLEAEWNDEGKMKEMQVRTYLIERLRQSYSGALDYKFDANNKIEAKVMYNHRNDWENRYRVVYKDLDEDVAKIERQVKGGTNKDARLEDQRTYHISLGGEHQFGALEIDWKGSYSKANEDRPNERYLQYKIKDVAFSQDLADTEKPQVIINTPEAQDFNSNWKFDELTEEHQYTEDIDKKFKVDFKLPFQNGTSVLRFGAKYKGKSKKRNNDFYDYSPNNEDSFNNGAFSNTVVKTKDDFLAGDYAAGTFVDIKYLSGLNLNSDDFEGEVNLEELAGNFDASEDVTAAYLRFDQSFGRLDVVAGVRVENTSVNYSGKELILDDEGDVEDLVDTKEVDNDYTKVLPSLLLKYKIDKNTNIKASVTNTLARPKYIDLVPRVEINNEKDRVEIGNPDLTPTTAWNFDLMAEHYFESIGLVSGGIFYKDINDFIVDGIQSDYDYLGKTWGKFTQPINAGDATLFGVEMAFQRQFDFLPGFLRQTGFYANYTYTKSTVSNFQIEDRNDDDLTLPGTPENTLNASLYYEGKKLSARVSYNYAGAFVEEYSDKAFEDVYYDKVSYLDFNTSYHFNKNFMLFAELNNILNTPLRYYQGESQYTYQAEFYDIKVNFGLKFNF
- a CDS encoding inorganic phosphate transporter; the protein is MENFYLVLVVVLFALAISDLIVGVSNDAVNFLNSAIGSKAAPKWVIFLMASLGILVGATFSNGMMEVARKGIFHPDQFYFAEIMVIFLAVMITDIILLDMFNTFGMPTSTTVSIVFELLGAAVAVSVVKIKTAGGSVVAELYHYINSEKALAIIGGILLSVFVAFTVGAIVMYLTRLLFSFEYGKSLKYFGSAFGGLAITGITYFMLIKGIRGSSFADMELTGGGTLYEWIQQNTAIVLLLSFVGWTVIIQLLQWVFKIDILKVIVLVGTFSLALAFAGNDLVNFIGVPVAGFKSFQAWVASGMSPEAFSMGKLAGKSSTPVYMLLISGLVMVVTLIMSKKAQAVTKTEINLARQSEGMERFGSSLIARLMVRSSINFNKSVSRSMPTSVRESVSRRFTPVPLGPANDPDTPAFDKIRASVNLVTASILIAIATSFTLPLSTTYVTFMVAMGTSLSDRAWDRESAVYRISGVFAVIGGWFLTAIIAFTVSGLVALLISVGGKFLIFVFVAIAIFMVIRTQFLFKKRNNKAIEEEEEAFNETDGVEKVMQKCKKHCINALVSSNKAFSGGVESFLQENRTDLKESILLKDKLNSKSKKIKSKIFDTLSKIEDHVDTGHFYVQVVDYQREIAHSLNFLIQPLFEHLDNQHKPFSKDQAEELQELAAKLDEFYSMGLTMIEENTFDKLDDLIVKRDEIVDYLKKTEKNQIKRIKTKDVNTRNSMLYFNINSETKNLLLHSINLIKAHRDFVSYSVEKSK